A segment of the Sphingobacteriales bacterium genome:
TGTATCGGATACCTCCCCGGGCGATCAACTTACCAAAATGTGCTTCTTCCTGTACATAAAATCCTGATTGCCATGCCCTTGATTTATTTCCATAGGAGCGGAAACCCTGTAATGGATCAGACCATGTATAATACTCAGCTCCCTGATAATCAATTCCTGCTGTGAGATTATTTTTTTCACCATGTTTAATATTAATCTGGGCATCGGCAGGTATGATATTCTGTATCACTCCGTTTTCTGAATCAAGGCTGTCGATGATGTTGAAGTGGCTTTCCTGCCAGCTTCTGTCGTAATTTCTCCATCCTGCATGAGCCTGAAAGGTAATATTATTATTGAATTTAAGGGTATATCCGGCATTCACTATTCCGTAATTATGGTCAAATCCACGGTAAACCCTGCCGGCATCACCCTTGTGAAAGGTTTTATTGATAAACAGAGTAAATTTCTGATTTTGATCATCGGAAAACCAGGTCAGCCCTCCGAATGCTTTTGTTTTCCTGTATTCCGGATTTTTTTTCATGTTGAGCCATGAATTGGGAATGCCGTAATCAGTATAGTCAGAGATTTCATTATTTAGTCCGAAATAGTAATTTATTCCATTTGATACATTCTGATGATAAAACTGGTTGTTGAAGGTGTTGTATGAGCCATAGGAGGAAGCAAAGCGGGTGGAAGGTGCAGTGAATTTTTCCTTTAATATCAGATTTACGGTCCCGGCCAGCGGACTTTGATTTCCTGCAAAATCCTGTGAAAGGTAGTTGGAATAAATAACAGATGCCGGGCCTCTCTGTATTTCTATCCTGTCAATGGCCGACAAATCAAGTGTCATCGGGTCAATAAAAGCGTCAATGGGTAAGCCCTGAAGCATGAAGGTGCTGTATTTTGGCCCGATACCGCCAAATGTACCCCAGTTGGCATCATTCCTTGACAAAACAGAAACAGAATTCCCGGGGCGGTTAAACAGCACATCAGCTATGTTACGATTGAAGGCCACGGTAGCCTCTATTTCTTTTTTTGACAATACTTCTATCTTCTGGGTAATGCTCCCCTGAAGCTGGGCTGTACGCGAACCCGTAACCACTGTTTCTTTTAAAATCAGCGTGTCTTTGATCTCCTGAGCCAATATGCTGGCAGAGTAAAAGCTTAAAATTGCAGTAATGACTGCAATGATGATTGTTTTAAATGAAGTCATACCTTTTAATTTTAATTGTTAATGTTACTATATTGAAAATCGTGTTACCCATAGTGTAAAAAAATTATTCAGGATTGGTAATGACCAGTTCGCCATGCTTGATGCCTTTGATGGCAATGAGGCGGTCGGCAAGTTCTTTGAGTTGAGAGGCTTTCCCTTTTAAAGTAATGGTTTCGAGGCAGTTGTCGTGATTCAGGTGGACATGTTGCACAGCCAGAATAATGTCGTGAAAATCGTGCTGAAGTGAAGTGGACTGGTTCTGTAAATCTCTTTTATGATGGTCGTACACCAGTACAATGGCACCGGCTACCTCCTCATCACTGTCCCATTTTTTATCAACTATTTGTTTTTGTATCAGGTAGCGGATGGCTTGGGAACGGTTCGGGAATTTGAGGTCTTTAACCAGATTATCCAGCTTTTTCAACAAATCTTCTTCCAGCGAAAC
Coding sequences within it:
- a CDS encoding TonB-dependent receptor, translated to MTSFKTIIIAVITAILSFYSASILAQEIKDTLILKETVVTGSRTAQLQGSITQKIEVLSKKEIEATVAFNRNIADVLFNRPGNSVSVLSRNDANWGTFGGIGPKYSTFMLQGLPIDAFIDPMTLDLSAIDRIEIQRGPASVIYSNYLSQDFAGNQSPLAGTVNLILKEKFTAPSTRFASSYGSYNTFNNQFYHQNVSNGINYYFGLNNEISDYTDYGIPNSWLNMKKNPEYRKTKAFGGLTWFSDDQNQKFTLFINKTFHKGDAGRVYRGFDHNYGIVNAGYTLKFNNNITFQAHAGWRNYDRSWQESHFNIIDSLDSENGVIQNIIPADAQINIKHGEKNNLTAGIDYQGAEYYTWSDPLQGFRSYGNKSRAWQSGFYVQEEAHFGKLIARGGIRYNFTKTNIALINGGAPGEPSKVWSKLLYSAGLRYNASKKVSLFANAGTSFMTPGLKSVGGTIKTGDTLHSGQLPNPDLKPESGFGIDFGADLALMENFVLSARLFNLQVTDAIIDNVVRQNPSQSQSINAGKTNSKGGELELKIKMKNYLEAFANLTYMKTVVNNEFDADQDGGTVPFSPELIINAGASFTAPFGLQITPMLNYNGGYYDNTSISSRNEFVPGILLNVFVSQEILKNDKSKVSLFGQFYNITDNEYEMPWQFKNTGFSFQAGLNAEF
- the nikR gene encoding nickel-responsive transcriptional regulator NikR, which gives rise to MQVKRFGVSLEEDLLKKLDNLVKDLKFPNRSQAIRYLIQKQIVDKKWDSDEEVAGAIVLVYDHHKRDLQNQSTSLQHDFHDIILAVQHVHLNHDNCLETITLKGKASQLKELADRLIAIKGIKHGELVITNPE